The following are encoded in a window of Numida meleagris isolate 19003 breed g44 Domestic line chromosome 9, NumMel1.0, whole genome shotgun sequence genomic DNA:
- the TUBGCP4 gene encoding gamma-tubulin complex component 4, whose protein sequence is MIHELLLALSGYPGAAFTWSKRGGLQVSQELPFLHPSETSVLNRLCRLGTDYIRFAEFVEQYTGHVQQQDHHLSQQNQGGLHGIYLRAFCTGLDSVLQPYRQALLDLEQEFLADPHLSISHVNYSLDQFQLLFPSVMVVVEQIKTQKIHGCQILETVHKHSCGGLPPVRSALEKILAVCHGVMYKQLSAWMLHGLLLDQHEEFFIKQGPSGNVSGQPEDDDDDLGIGGLTGKQLRELQDLRLIEEENMLAPSLKQFSLRVEMLPSYIPVRVAEKILFVGESVQMFENQNVNLTRKGSILKNQEDTFAAELHRLKQQPLFSLVDFESVVDWIRSTVAEHLWKLMVEESDLLGQLKIIKDFYLLGRGELFQAFIDTAQHMLKTPPTAVTEHDVNVAFQQSAHKVLLDDDNLLPLLHLTIEYHGKEHKDSSQTREGPSRELSPREAPASGWAALGLSYKVQWPLHILFTPAVLEKYNVVFKYLLSVRRVQAELQHCWALQMQRKHLKSNRTDAIKWRLRDHMAFLVDNLQYYLQVDVLESQFSQLLQQINATRDFESIRLAHDHFLSNLLAQSFILLKPVFHCLNEILDLCHSFCSLVSQNLGPLDERGAAQLSILVKGFSRQSSLLFKILSSVRNHQINSDLAQLLLRLDYNKYYTQAGGTLGSFGV, encoded by the exons ATGATCCACGAGCTGCTGCTGGCGCTCAGCGGGTACCCGGGCGCGGCCTTTACCTGGAGCAAGCGCGGCGGGCTGCAG GTGTCCCAGGAATTGCCGTTCTTACACCCCAGCGAGACCAGCGTCCTGAACCGGCTCTGCCGCCTCGGTACCGACTACATTCGCTTCGCCGAATTCGTGGAGCAGTACACGGGGCACGTACAGCAGCAG GACCATCACTTATCTCAGCAAAACCAGGGTGGATTGCATGGGATATATTTGCGAGCGTTCTGCACAGGTCTTGATTCAGTGTTGCAGCCGTATCGACAGGCACTGCTTGACCTTGAACAAGAG TTTCTGGCTGACCCACATCTTTCCATCTCACATGTTAATTATTCCTTGGACCAG TTTCAGTTACTCTTCCCATCTGTGATGGTTGTGGTGGAACAGATCAAGACTCAGAAG ATTCATGGATGTCAGATACTGGAAACTGTCCACAAACATAGCTGTGGGGGGTTGCCTCCTGTTCGCAGTGCTCTTGAGAA GATTCTGGCTGTGTGTCATGGAGTCATGTATaagcagctctctgcctggATGCTGCATGGATTGCTACTAGACCAACATGAAGAGTTCTTTATCAAACAGGGCCCTTCTGGGAATGTCTCTGGCCAACCcgaagatgatgatgatgaccTAGGAATTGGAGGACTTACAGGAAAACAGCTACGAGAGCTGCAGGACCTG CGCTTGATTGAGGAGGAGAACATGTTAGCTCCATCTCTAAAACAGTTTTCTCTGCGAGTGGAAATGCTGCCTTCGTACATTCCTGTGCGAGTTGCTGAAAAAATCTTGTTTGTCGGAGAATCTGTGCAAATGTTTGAGAATCAAAATGTTAACCTGACCAGAAAAG GTTCCATCCTAAAAAACCAGGAGGACACTTTTGCAGCAGAACTACATCGACTCAAGCAGCAACCACTCTTTAGTTTGGTAGACTTTGAATCTGTGGTTGATTGGATACGAAGCACAGTTGCTGAG CATCTTTGGAAACTGATGGTGGAGGAATCTGATTTACTAGGACAACTGAAG ATTATAAAAGACTTTTACCTTTTGGGAAGAGGTGAGCTGTTTCAGGCCTTCATTGACACTGCACAGCACATGTTAAAAACACCACCTACGGCTGTAACAGAACATG aTGTCaatgttgcatttcagcagtctGCTCACAAGGTACTGTTAGATGACGACAACCTTCTTCCTTTGCTTCACTTGACCATTGAGTATCATGGAAAGGAGCATAAAG ATTCTTCTCAGACTCGCGAAGGGCCTTCCCGAGAGCTGTCTCCACGTGAAGCCCCTGCATCTGGTTGGGCAGCTCTGGGCCTTTCTTACAAAGTTCAGTGGCCACTGCACATTCTCTTTACTCCTGCTGTTTTGGAGAA GTACAATGTCGTGTTCAAATACCTGCTAAGTGTACGACGGGTCCAGGCAGAGCTACAACACTGCTGGGCTCTCCAGATGCAACGCAAACACCTGAAATCTAACAGAACTGATGCCATCAAGTGGCGTCTGAGGGACCACATGGCTTTTCTTGTGGACAATCTTCAGTATTATCTCCAG GTGGATGTACTGGAATCTCAGTTCTCACAGCTTCTCCAGCAAATAAATGCCACACGAGACTTTGAGAGTATACGACTGGCTCATGATCATTTCTTAAGTAATCTGTTGGCTCAGTCTTTCATCCTCCTAAAGCCT GTTTTCCactgtttaaatgaaattctgGACCTCTGTCATAGTTTTTGTTCCCTGGTGAGTCAGAATCTGGGACCGTTAGATGAGCGTGGAGCTGCACAACTCAGCATTCTGGTGAAG GGATTCAGTCGTCAGTCATCGCTGCTCTTCAAGATTCTCTCCAGTGTTCGAAACCATCAAATAAACTCTGACTTAGCTCAACTGCTACTACGTCTGGATTATAACAAATATTACACACAGGCTGGAGGAACCTTGGGCAG TTTTGGGGTTTGA